Proteins co-encoded in one Anabas testudineus chromosome 8, fAnaTes1.2, whole genome shotgun sequence genomic window:
- the bri3 gene encoding brain protein I3 produces MVDSKPLLQDRPPAYNAVPGAYEYGPQQPGYGAIPPAAPPPYQYPDGQGYPSAQMGPAVSQQPYAGTYTIIQPSVVVVGGCPACRVGVLEDDFTCLGILCAIFFFPLGILFCFALRQRRCPNCGATFG; encoded by the exons ATGGTGGACAGCAAACCTCTTCTTCAGGACAGACCTCCCGCCTATAACGCCGTCCCCGGGGCTTATGAGTATGGCCCGCAGCAGCCCGGCTACGGGGCCATCCCCCCCGCGGCCCCTCCGCCGTACCAGTACCCCGATGGCCAGG GATACCCATCAGCCCAAATGGGCCCTGCTGTGTCCCAGCAGCCCTACGCTGGCACTTACACCATCATCCAGCCGTCTGTAGTGGTGGTGGGAGGCTGCCCGGCCTGCAG AGTCGGGGTACTGGAGGACGACTTCACCTGCCTGGGGATCCTTTGTgccatcttcttcttcccccTGGGTATCCTCTTCTGCTTCGCACTGCGACAGAGACGGTGTCCCAACTGTGGCGCCACCTTTGGCTAG